From a single Muntiacus reevesi chromosome 14, mMunRee1.1, whole genome shotgun sequence genomic region:
- the MOCS2 gene encoding molybdopterin synthase catalytic subunit encodes MSSLEISSSCFNQETKLPLSLPLVEGSTFEPPGKDTNEVEEKSKDIIKFTPEKLSVDEASQLVISPLCGAISLFVGTTRNNFEGKKVISLEYEAYLPMAENEIRKICSDIRQKWPVKHIAVFHRLGLVPVTEASVIIAVSSAHRAASLEAVSYAIDALKARVPIWKKEIYEESSSSWKRNKECFWATSD; translated from the exons ATGTCGAGCTTGGAGATCAGCTCCTCCTGCTTCAATCAGGAGACGAAATTGCCGTTATCCCTCCCATTAGTGGAGGGTAGTACTTTTGAGCCACCTGG AAAAGATACGAATGAAGTTGAAGAGAAATCTAAAGATATAATAAAATTCACACCTGAGAAACTTTCAGTAGATGAAGCCTCACAGCTGGTGATTTCTCCACTCTGTGGCGCAATATCCCTATTTGTAG ggACTACAAGGAATAATTTCGAAGGAAAAAAAGTCATTAGCTTAGAGTATGAAGCATATCTAccaatggcagaaaatgagatcAGAAAAATTTGTAGTGACATTAGACAGAAATGGCCAGTCAAACACATAGCAGTGTTTCATCGACTTGG CTTGGTTCCAGTGACAGAAGCAAGTGTTATCATTGCTGTGTCCTCAGCCCATAGGGCTGCATCCCTTGAAGCTGTGAGCTATGCCATTGATGCTTTAAAAGCCAGGGTGCCCATATGGAAAAAG GAAATCTATGAAGAATCATCATCAtcttggaaaagaaacaaagaatgctTTTGGGCAACCAGTGATTAA